One genomic segment of Xiphias gladius isolate SHS-SW01 ecotype Sanya breed wild unplaced genomic scaffold, ASM1685928v1 HiC_scaffold_1473, whole genome shotgun sequence includes these proteins:
- the arhgap23b gene encoding rho GTPase-activating protein 23 isoform X1 gives MNGVAFCLVGIPPHSDTEAKGLRDGMVSSNEKRCRPLSSGDVEGVSWQGPRTIFLRKSAQGFGFTLRHFIVYPPESSLHSLKDEENGNSTGTVGCQRSRLEPMDTIFVKSVKENGPAQQGGLCTGDRLVKVNGESILGKTYSQVITLIQNSENILELSIMPRDEDVLQLVSAYSEDAYLKGNEPYSGKAQNLPGPPPLCHPSTNPGSTVPQPSYNFHSLLDNWQCRSGHTTSLDNHAPAASNPTSGWPGSPEDSSGHFPLSGRHYGRCSSAISALDFHFANHNAAIVSATLPPTRKSSLPTSASTHADTLCHQALSEWYYSQAEAAERMSPCSSISRDCLAELGLALSPGPTSVPTASSEKRRRETLLYHHRAAAASHDSCWLGGLGGVSGPGSRSCSEGLLAAYAKYEHNYGRSVETLAQASSLVLPRFENTSQSSQMTKFSKQIDQKASAGHQHQTTVTSPITASFTVLPSSRQSGQQVAEPQTRRVKDEKLLGYKSQSPSLSHKVSHLLQQFHSFREPSYNSPHLNWSTGSRSSPADSEGGVVPRPQSTPALSGSEEERSQLGEDREIISPISLNQEVVLRQKPPSGHRIHVQALRHPHYTTHQESPEPPGLTPSPGTPSPVSVGPCPNRRASGSLAQHAYDSLSSIPFIGSIKGRRSSYLLAITTERSKSCDEGLNTFREESRVFSKLPKRVKSFFTDGSLESLRAQEEARSKRHSTSELGTITFSDVRKEGWLHYKQILTEKGKKVGGGMRPWKHVFSVLRSNLLFLYKDKREAVLHGAGAGPGQNEHPPVSIYGCLIDIAYSETKRKHALRLTTQDFCEYLLQAEDRDDMLAWIRVIRENSKTDSEEIGFSRQALINKKLNDYRKHSLTGNKPDSSPRVHRMMPPFLLAKTDNTLVNRASRTDDNKALWGINIMKKAKKTGSPKAFGVRLEDCQPAVNHKFVPLIVEMCCGVVEATGLEYTGIYRVPGNNAMVSNLQEHLNKGMDINTAEERWQDLNVISSLLKSFFRKLPEPLFTDDKYSDFIDANRIEDAEDRLKTMKKLIHDLPDYYYHTLKFLVGHLKRVADNSEKNKMEPRNLALVFGPTLVRTSEDNMTDMVTHMPDRYKIVETLILHYDWFFSDGELDKEEEAPEDKRDMQPVPNIDHLLSNIGRPGMPGEASDSTTSDSLKSKHSLGSKKDLNARDFLPKSIISAVTRKRKKSLSTHLLGSSADEDSEHEPVKASSYRGGGGVCGEEEDDRGEEEAAKGEHIIPKKEKWDEKGNGLKDGEAQEGNDSLVGGKEAEKDVKKKTGNGTTIFEREHRDRMTLPGTPLQVRPNSFLHSHHQIHATYPRPVINPLSHLRPDNLARERTMVPFWISPDRLPSLYQASSFHGTQQPDWNQLAPVRYRKTRGGRTKAMSMNLDLELGRNEDRVRGWRAERVEVIRVIEGQHECVVVPQGSIVGPKAIRQIDPLPSLAQRALPLPSSARIDQSFPGSSTVVLRRSALDPRDKMRAWRRHTVVV, from the exons GATGAAGAGAATGGAAATAGCACTGGAACAG TAGGTTGTCAGCGATCTCGTTTGGAGCCAATGGACACCATCTTTGTGAAAAGTGTCAAAGAAAATGGCCCTGCCCAACAAGGTGGACTGTGTACAG GGGACAGGCTGGTGAAGGTGAATGGGGAAAGCATTCTTGGGAAAACGTACTCTCAGGTGATCACACTAATCCAAAACAG tgaaaacatTCTGGAGCTCTCTATTATGCCAAGAGATGAGGATGTGTTGCAGTTGGTAAGT GCGTACTCCGAGGATGCCTACCTGAAAGGCAATGAGCCATATTCAGGCAAGGCCCAGAACCTCCCTGGGCCTCCGCCTCTCTGTCATCCTTCCACTAACCCCGGTTCCACAGTCCCCCAGCCCAGCTACAACTTCCACAGTCTCCTGGACAACTGGCAGTGCCGATCTGGCCACACCACCTCACTGGATAACCACGCCCCTGCTGCTTCTAACCCAACCTCTGGCTGGCCCGGGAGTCCTGAGGATTCCAGTGGCCACTTTCCCCTGTCAGGGAGGCACTATGGCCGTTGCTCTTCAGCCATCAGCGCACTAGACTTTCACTTTGCTAACCACAACGCTGCCATTGTCTCTGCAACACTGCCTCCAACAAGGAAGAGCAGCCTACCAACCTCTGCCAGCACCCATGCCGACACCCTCTGCCACCAGGCTCTGTCTGAGTGGTACTACAGCCAGGCTGAGGCTGCAGAGCGCATGTCCCCCTGCTCGAGTATTTCTCGGGATTGTTTAGCGGAGCTGGGGTTGGCACTCAGCCCTGGACCCACATCTGTCCCCACAGCGTCTTCAGAGAAACGCAGAAGAGAAACCCTCCTTTACCACCACCGGGCAGCTGCTGCATCCCATGATTCCTGTTGGCTAGGTGGCTTGGGTGGTGTATCCGGACCAGGAAGCCGGTCGTGCTCAGAGGGCCTGCTTGCAGCTTATGCCAAATATGAGCACAACTATGGGCGTTCTGTGGAAACGCTGGCACAAGCCTCATCACTGGTCTTACCACGATTTGAAAACACTTCACAAAGCTCCCAAATGACAAAATTCAGCAAGCAGATAGACCAGAAAGCCTCAGCAGGGCATCAGCACCAAACCACAGTGACATCCCCCATCACAGCCTCCTTCACAGTGCTTCCCAGTAGTAGGCAGTCAGGTCAGCAGGTAGCTGAACCCCAAACAAGgcgagtaaaagatgaaaagcTGTTGGGCTACAAAAGCCAGAGTCCTTCTTTATCCCACAAAGTTAGCCACCTCCTCCAGCAGTTCCATTCCTTCAGAGAGCCCAGCTACAATAGCCCCCACCTCAACTGGAGCACCGGCAGCAGGAGCAGCCCTGCAGATAGTGAGGGAGGGGTGGTACCTAGGCCCCAGTCCACACCTGCCTTGTCTGggtcagaggaggagagatcCCAGCTGGGTGAGGACAGGGAGATCatctctcccatctctctgAATCAAGAGGTGGTCCTTAGGCAGAAACCACCTTCAGGCCACCGGATCCACGTTCAGGCTCTTCGACATCCCCACTACACCACACATCAGGAGTCACCAGAGCCCCCTGGTTTGACACCTTCACCAGGGACCCCCTCTCCTGTCTCTGTGGGGCCTTGCCCCAACCGCAGGGCCAGTGGTAGCCTGGCACAGCATGCATATGACTCTTTGTCCTCTATTCCCTTCATAG GTAGTATTAAAGGTCGTCGGTCCTCTTACCTGCTGGCCATCACCACTGAGAGATCCAAGTCCTGTGATGAGGGGCTCAACACCTTCAGGGAAGAAAGCCGTGTCTTCTC CAAACTACCAAAAAGGGTcaagagctttttcactgatgGG TCCCTGGAGAGCCTGCGAGCTCAGGAGGAGGCTCGGTCCAAGCGCCACTCCACCTCTGAACTGGGAACCATCACTTTTAGTGACGTTCGCAAGGAGGGCTGGCTACACTACAAACAGATCCTCACAGAGAAGGGAAAG AAAGTTGGTGGTGGCATGCGGCCATGGAAACACGTTTTCTCTGTGCTTCGTTCCAATTTACTCTTCCTCTACAAGGACAAGCGAGAGGCGGTCCTTCATGGGGCAGGGGCGGGGCCCGGCCAGAATGAGCATCCCCCAGTCAGCATCTACGGCTGCCTGATTGACATCGCCTACAGTGAAACCAAGCGTAAGCACGCCCTGAGGCTCACCACGCAAGACTTCTGTGAGTACCTGCTGCAGGCTGAGGACAGGGATGACATGCTGGCCTGGATCAGGGTCATCAGGGAGAACAGCAAGACCGACAGTGAG GAGATTGGTTTCTCAAGACAAGCTCTCATCAACAAGAAGCTGAATgattacagaaaacacag TCTGACAGGTAACAAGCCTGATTCCTCTCCTAGAGTCCACCGTATGATGCCTCCCTTCCTCCTGGCTAAGACTGACAACACCTTAGTGAACCGCGCCTCCAGAACTG ATGACAACAAGGCACTGTGGGGCATCAACATCATGAAGAAAGCCAAGAAGACGGGCAGTCCAAAGGCTTTTGGTGTGCGCCTGGAGGACTGTCAGCCTGCTGTCAACCATAAA TTTGTCCCTCTGATAGTGGAGATGTGTTGTGGCGTGGTGGAGGCAACGGGTTTGGAATACACCGGCATCTACCGGGTGCCTGGGAACAACGCCATGGTGTCCAACCTTCAGGAGCATCTAAACAAGGGCATGGACATCAACACTGCAGAGGAG AGATGGCAGGACCTGAATGTAATTAGCAGCCTGCTTAAATCATTCTTCCGAAAACTGCCTGAGCCTCTGTTTACTGATG ACAAATACAGTGATTTCATTGATGCCAACCGGATAGAAGACGCAGAGGACAGACTGAAGACCATGAAGAAACTA ATCCATGACCTCCCAGATTACTATTACCACACCCTCAAATTCCTGGTGGGCCACCTCAAGAGGGTGGCAGATAACTCTGAAAAGAATAAG ATGGAGCCAAGAAACTTAGCTCTGGTGTTTGGTCCCACTTTGGTGAGGACGTCAGAGGACAACATGACCGACATGGTCACTCACATGCCTGACCGCTACAAAATAGTGGAGACACTTATCCTGCAT TATGACTGGTTCTTCAGTGATGGAGAGCTTGATAAGGAAGAGGAG GCTCCAGAGGATAAGCGGGACATGCAGCCTGTGCCCAACATTGACCATCTGCTGTCCAACATTGGCAGGCCGGGCATGCCAGGAGAGGCATCAG ATTCCACCACCAGTGATTCACTTAAGTCAAAG CATTCTTTGGGCTCCAAAAAAGACTTGAACGCCAGAGACTTCCTGCCCAAGTCCATCATCTCTGCTGTGACCCGCAAACGTAAAAAAAGCCTCAGTACCCATTTGCTGGGCAGCAGCGCCGACGAGGACTCTGAGCATGAGCCAGTCAAAGCCAGCAGCTacaggggaggggggggggtgtgtggcgaagaggaagatgatagaggagaggaagaagcagcCAAGGGAGAACATATCAttcctaaaaaagaaaaatgggatGAAAAGGGAAATGGGTTGAAAGATGGAGAGGCCCAGGAGGGAAATGATTCACTGGTAGGaggaaaagaggctgaaaaggacgtgaagaaaaaaacaggcaatGGCACAACAATTTTTGAAAGGGAGCACAGGGATAGAATGACTTTGCCGGGTACTCCACTGCAGGTTCGCCCAAACAGCTTTCTCCACTCACACCATCAAATCCATGCCACATACCCAAGACCTGTGATTAATCCTCTTTCCCACTTGAGACCTGACAATCTGGCAAGAGAACGCACCATGGTCCCTTTCTGGATTTCTCCCGACAGGCTTCCCAGCCTCTACCAGGCTTCCAGCTTTCATGGGACACAGCAGCCAGACTGGAACCAACTAGCACCAGTCCGCTACAGGAAGACCAGAGGTGGGAGGACGAAGGCTATGTCCATGAACCTGGACCTTGAGCTAGGCAGGAATGAGGACAGAGTCAGAGggtggagagcagagagggtgGAGGTGATCAGAGTCATTGAGGGTCAGCATGAATGTGTTGTGGTTCCTCAGGGATCAATTGTAGGCCCCAAGGCAATTCGGCAAATAGATCCTCTCCCTAGTCTTGCCCAGAgggctctccctctcccctcctcagCACGGATAGATCAGAGCTTCCCAGGATCTTCCACTGTGGTTCTGAGGAGATCGGCCCTGGATCCGCGGGACAAGATGAGAGCGTGGCGTCGACATACAGTGGTAGTTTAA
- the arhgap23b gene encoding rho GTPase-activating protein 23 isoform X5, with product MNGVAFCLVGIPPHSDTEAKGLRDGMVSSNEKRCRPLSSGDVEGVSWQGPRTIFLRKSAQGFGFTLRHFIVYPPESSLHSLKDEENGNSTGTGCQRSRLEPMDTIFVKSVKENGPAQQGGLCTGDRLVKVNGESILGKTYSQVITLIQNSENILELSIMPRDEDVLQLAYSEDAYLKGNEPYSGKAQNLPGPPPLCHPSTNPGSTVPQPSYNFHSLLDNWQCRSGHTTSLDNHAPAASNPTSGWPGSPEDSSGHFPLSGRHYGRCSSAISALDFHFANHNAAIVSATLPPTRKSSLPTSASTHADTLCHQALSEWYYSQAEAAERMSPCSSISRDCLAELGLALSPGPTSVPTASSEKRRRETLLYHHRAAAASHDSCWLGGLGGVSGPGSRSCSEGLLAAYAKYEHNYGRSVETLAQASSLVLPRFENTSQSSQMTKFSKQIDQKASAGHQHQTTVTSPITASFTVLPSSRQSGQQVAEPQTRRVKDEKLLGYKSQSPSLSHKVSHLLQQFHSFREPSYNSPHLNWSTGSRSSPADSEGGVVPRPQSTPALSGSEEERSQLGEDREIISPISLNQEVVLRQKPPSGHRIHVQALRHPHYTTHQESPEPPGLTPSPGTPSPVSVGPCPNRRASGSLAQHAYDSLSSIPFIGSIKGRRSSYLLAITTERSKSCDEGLNTFREESRVFSKLPKRVKSFFTDGSLESLRAQEEARSKRHSTSELGTITFSDVRKEGWLHYKQILTEKGKKVGGGMRPWKHVFSVLRSNLLFLYKDKREAVLHGAGAGPGQNEHPPVSIYGCLIDIAYSETKRKHALRLTTQDFCEYLLQAEDRDDMLAWIRVIRENSKTDSEEIGFSRQALINKKLNDYRKHSLTGNKPDSSPRVHRMMPPFLLAKTDNTLVNRASRTDDNKALWGINIMKKAKKTGSPKAFGVRLEDCQPAVNHKFVPLIVEMCCGVVEATGLEYTGIYRVPGNNAMVSNLQEHLNKGMDINTAEERWQDLNVISSLLKSFFRKLPEPLFTDDKYSDFIDANRIEDAEDRLKTMKKLIHDLPDYYYHTLKFLVGHLKRVADNSEKNKMEPRNLALVFGPTLVRTSEDNMTDMVTHMPDRYKIVETLILHYDWFFSDGELDKEEEAPEDKRDMQPVPNIDHLLSNIGRPGMPGEASDSTTSDSLKSKHSLGSKKDLNARDFLPKSIISAVTRKRKKSLSTHLLGSSADEDSEHEPVKASSYRGGGGVCGEEEDDRGEEEAAKGEHIIPKKEKWDEKGNGLKDGEAQEGNDSLVGGKEAEKDVKKKTGNGTTIFEREHRDRMTLPGTPLQVRPNSFLHSHHQIHATYPRPVINPLSHLRPDNLARERTMVPFWISPDRLPSLYQASSFHGTQQPDWNQLAPVRYRKTRGGRTKAMSMNLDLELGRNEDRVRGWRAERVEVIRVIEGQHECVVVPQGSIVGPKAIRQIDPLPSLAQRALPLPSSARIDQSFPGSSTVVLRRSALDPRDKMRAWRRHTVVV from the exons GATGAAGAGAATGGAAATAGCACTGGAACAG GTTGTCAGCGATCTCGTTTGGAGCCAATGGACACCATCTTTGTGAAAAGTGTCAAAGAAAATGGCCCTGCCCAACAAGGTGGACTGTGTACAG GGGACAGGCTGGTGAAGGTGAATGGGGAAAGCATTCTTGGGAAAACGTACTCTCAGGTGATCACACTAATCCAAAACAG tgaaaacatTCTGGAGCTCTCTATTATGCCAAGAGATGAGGATGTGTTGCAGTTG GCGTACTCCGAGGATGCCTACCTGAAAGGCAATGAGCCATATTCAGGCAAGGCCCAGAACCTCCCTGGGCCTCCGCCTCTCTGTCATCCTTCCACTAACCCCGGTTCCACAGTCCCCCAGCCCAGCTACAACTTCCACAGTCTCCTGGACAACTGGCAGTGCCGATCTGGCCACACCACCTCACTGGATAACCACGCCCCTGCTGCTTCTAACCCAACCTCTGGCTGGCCCGGGAGTCCTGAGGATTCCAGTGGCCACTTTCCCCTGTCAGGGAGGCACTATGGCCGTTGCTCTTCAGCCATCAGCGCACTAGACTTTCACTTTGCTAACCACAACGCTGCCATTGTCTCTGCAACACTGCCTCCAACAAGGAAGAGCAGCCTACCAACCTCTGCCAGCACCCATGCCGACACCCTCTGCCACCAGGCTCTGTCTGAGTGGTACTACAGCCAGGCTGAGGCTGCAGAGCGCATGTCCCCCTGCTCGAGTATTTCTCGGGATTGTTTAGCGGAGCTGGGGTTGGCACTCAGCCCTGGACCCACATCTGTCCCCACAGCGTCTTCAGAGAAACGCAGAAGAGAAACCCTCCTTTACCACCACCGGGCAGCTGCTGCATCCCATGATTCCTGTTGGCTAGGTGGCTTGGGTGGTGTATCCGGACCAGGAAGCCGGTCGTGCTCAGAGGGCCTGCTTGCAGCTTATGCCAAATATGAGCACAACTATGGGCGTTCTGTGGAAACGCTGGCACAAGCCTCATCACTGGTCTTACCACGATTTGAAAACACTTCACAAAGCTCCCAAATGACAAAATTCAGCAAGCAGATAGACCAGAAAGCCTCAGCAGGGCATCAGCACCAAACCACAGTGACATCCCCCATCACAGCCTCCTTCACAGTGCTTCCCAGTAGTAGGCAGTCAGGTCAGCAGGTAGCTGAACCCCAAACAAGgcgagtaaaagatgaaaagcTGTTGGGCTACAAAAGCCAGAGTCCTTCTTTATCCCACAAAGTTAGCCACCTCCTCCAGCAGTTCCATTCCTTCAGAGAGCCCAGCTACAATAGCCCCCACCTCAACTGGAGCACCGGCAGCAGGAGCAGCCCTGCAGATAGTGAGGGAGGGGTGGTACCTAGGCCCCAGTCCACACCTGCCTTGTCTGggtcagaggaggagagatcCCAGCTGGGTGAGGACAGGGAGATCatctctcccatctctctgAATCAAGAGGTGGTCCTTAGGCAGAAACCACCTTCAGGCCACCGGATCCACGTTCAGGCTCTTCGACATCCCCACTACACCACACATCAGGAGTCACCAGAGCCCCCTGGTTTGACACCTTCACCAGGGACCCCCTCTCCTGTCTCTGTGGGGCCTTGCCCCAACCGCAGGGCCAGTGGTAGCCTGGCACAGCATGCATATGACTCTTTGTCCTCTATTCCCTTCATAG GTAGTATTAAAGGTCGTCGGTCCTCTTACCTGCTGGCCATCACCACTGAGAGATCCAAGTCCTGTGATGAGGGGCTCAACACCTTCAGGGAAGAAAGCCGTGTCTTCTC CAAACTACCAAAAAGGGTcaagagctttttcactgatgGG TCCCTGGAGAGCCTGCGAGCTCAGGAGGAGGCTCGGTCCAAGCGCCACTCCACCTCTGAACTGGGAACCATCACTTTTAGTGACGTTCGCAAGGAGGGCTGGCTACACTACAAACAGATCCTCACAGAGAAGGGAAAG AAAGTTGGTGGTGGCATGCGGCCATGGAAACACGTTTTCTCTGTGCTTCGTTCCAATTTACTCTTCCTCTACAAGGACAAGCGAGAGGCGGTCCTTCATGGGGCAGGGGCGGGGCCCGGCCAGAATGAGCATCCCCCAGTCAGCATCTACGGCTGCCTGATTGACATCGCCTACAGTGAAACCAAGCGTAAGCACGCCCTGAGGCTCACCACGCAAGACTTCTGTGAGTACCTGCTGCAGGCTGAGGACAGGGATGACATGCTGGCCTGGATCAGGGTCATCAGGGAGAACAGCAAGACCGACAGTGAG GAGATTGGTTTCTCAAGACAAGCTCTCATCAACAAGAAGCTGAATgattacagaaaacacag TCTGACAGGTAACAAGCCTGATTCCTCTCCTAGAGTCCACCGTATGATGCCTCCCTTCCTCCTGGCTAAGACTGACAACACCTTAGTGAACCGCGCCTCCAGAACTG ATGACAACAAGGCACTGTGGGGCATCAACATCATGAAGAAAGCCAAGAAGACGGGCAGTCCAAAGGCTTTTGGTGTGCGCCTGGAGGACTGTCAGCCTGCTGTCAACCATAAA TTTGTCCCTCTGATAGTGGAGATGTGTTGTGGCGTGGTGGAGGCAACGGGTTTGGAATACACCGGCATCTACCGGGTGCCTGGGAACAACGCCATGGTGTCCAACCTTCAGGAGCATCTAAACAAGGGCATGGACATCAACACTGCAGAGGAG AGATGGCAGGACCTGAATGTAATTAGCAGCCTGCTTAAATCATTCTTCCGAAAACTGCCTGAGCCTCTGTTTACTGATG ACAAATACAGTGATTTCATTGATGCCAACCGGATAGAAGACGCAGAGGACAGACTGAAGACCATGAAGAAACTA ATCCATGACCTCCCAGATTACTATTACCACACCCTCAAATTCCTGGTGGGCCACCTCAAGAGGGTGGCAGATAACTCTGAAAAGAATAAG ATGGAGCCAAGAAACTTAGCTCTGGTGTTTGGTCCCACTTTGGTGAGGACGTCAGAGGACAACATGACCGACATGGTCACTCACATGCCTGACCGCTACAAAATAGTGGAGACACTTATCCTGCAT TATGACTGGTTCTTCAGTGATGGAGAGCTTGATAAGGAAGAGGAG GCTCCAGAGGATAAGCGGGACATGCAGCCTGTGCCCAACATTGACCATCTGCTGTCCAACATTGGCAGGCCGGGCATGCCAGGAGAGGCATCAG ATTCCACCACCAGTGATTCACTTAAGTCAAAG CATTCTTTGGGCTCCAAAAAAGACTTGAACGCCAGAGACTTCCTGCCCAAGTCCATCATCTCTGCTGTGACCCGCAAACGTAAAAAAAGCCTCAGTACCCATTTGCTGGGCAGCAGCGCCGACGAGGACTCTGAGCATGAGCCAGTCAAAGCCAGCAGCTacaggggaggggggggggtgtgtggcgaagaggaagatgatagaggagaggaagaagcagcCAAGGGAGAACATATCAttcctaaaaaagaaaaatgggatGAAAAGGGAAATGGGTTGAAAGATGGAGAGGCCCAGGAGGGAAATGATTCACTGGTAGGaggaaaagaggctgaaaaggacgtgaagaaaaaaacaggcaatGGCACAACAATTTTTGAAAGGGAGCACAGGGATAGAATGACTTTGCCGGGTACTCCACTGCAGGTTCGCCCAAACAGCTTTCTCCACTCACACCATCAAATCCATGCCACATACCCAAGACCTGTGATTAATCCTCTTTCCCACTTGAGACCTGACAATCTGGCAAGAGAACGCACCATGGTCCCTTTCTGGATTTCTCCCGACAGGCTTCCCAGCCTCTACCAGGCTTCCAGCTTTCATGGGACACAGCAGCCAGACTGGAACCAACTAGCACCAGTCCGCTACAGGAAGACCAGAGGTGGGAGGACGAAGGCTATGTCCATGAACCTGGACCTTGAGCTAGGCAGGAATGAGGACAGAGTCAGAGggtggagagcagagagggtgGAGGTGATCAGAGTCATTGAGGGTCAGCATGAATGTGTTGTGGTTCCTCAGGGATCAATTGTAGGCCCCAAGGCAATTCGGCAAATAGATCCTCTCCCTAGTCTTGCCCAGAgggctctccctctcccctcctcagCACGGATAGATCAGAGCTTCCCAGGATCTTCCACTGTGGTTCTGAGGAGATCGGCCCTGGATCCGCGGGACAAGATGAGAGCGTGGCGTCGACATACAGTGGTAGTTTAA